The following proteins come from a genomic window of Methanocella conradii HZ254:
- a CDS encoding CoB--CoM heterodisulfide reductase iron-sulfur subunit B family protein, translating into MTNQTSSNAGLKPKYSHFLGCVMPTKMPWAESAIMKTLPKLGVDLEYLTKSTCCPRAGVWISVDKRVWLTLASYNLLQAEEAGRDVLVSCNGCYVTLYEANKVLNEDREALAMVNGYLAAAGKHFDANIRVRHLLEVLYEDVGIGRIRKEARKLHIRVAIHPGCHMRIFQDGHLVRYFSELAEALVDEVVPYGLERMCCGLQANLADREFATYDRAKRKFDAIKAQNVDALVLVCSGCYDQFERAATTLRKKDGYDFDVPVIHLAELLAVSYGLKPDDFGMRYMRTAPVDRLIEKLEKA; encoded by the coding sequence ATGACCAATCAAACATCAAGCAATGCGGGCTTAAAGCCGAAGTATTCGCACTTCCTGGGCTGCGTCATGCCCACGAAGATGCCGTGGGCGGAGTCGGCCATCATGAAAACGCTGCCAAAGCTGGGCGTTGACCTTGAGTACCTTACGAAGTCCACCTGCTGCCCGAGGGCGGGCGTGTGGATATCGGTCGATAAGCGGGTCTGGCTCACGCTGGCCTCTTACAATTTACTTCAGGCAGAGGAGGCGGGCCGCGACGTCCTGGTCTCATGCAACGGCTGCTACGTGACGCTTTACGAGGCCAACAAGGTCCTGAATGAAGACCGTGAGGCGCTGGCCATGGTGAACGGGTATCTCGCAGCGGCGGGCAAGCACTTCGACGCCAACATCCGGGTCAGGCACCTGCTCGAAGTATTATACGAGGACGTCGGGATAGGGCGCATCAGGAAGGAGGCCAGGAAGCTCCACATCAGGGTCGCCATACACCCGGGTTGCCACATGCGAATCTTCCAGGACGGCCATCTCGTAAGATACTTCTCGGAGCTGGCCGAAGCCCTGGTAGACGAGGTGGTGCCCTACGGCCTGGAGCGGATGTGCTGCGGCCTGCAGGCAAACCTCGCCGACAGGGAATTCGCCACGTACGACAGGGCCAAGCGGAAGTTCGACGCCATCAAGGCCCAAAACGTGGACGCCCTGGTGCTCGTATGCTCGGGCTGCTATGACCAGTTCGAGAGGGCGGCCACCACCCTGAGGAAGAAGGATGGATACGACTTCGACGTTCCCGTAATACACCTGGCCGAGCTTCTCGCCGTCTCATACGGCTTGAAGCCGGACGACTTCGGCATGCGATACATGCGCACGGCGCCCGTAGACAGGCTCATCGAAAAACTGGAGAAAGCGTAA
- a CDS encoding hydrogenase large subunit: MLKINRQSLKLDFRELAPEAIPGEATALLDKGGRMIYASAVDMGVQGIQINYYFCFDHQEPYRHTILRAYLDRENPVVQSITPITSQADWSERELIEFLGVRVEGHPNPTHLWLPLNWEDMYLGGRPEADHETERINASPPVKLPKENIVTLPMSAIPYGPYHPAFIESNYLKMSVEDEVVKKADLKLGFNHRSVIKLMERRDYYKDIFLSERICGLCNSHHVLTFVKAVEDLAGVEAPPKAQLARTLLCEMERIQSHLMAIGLIGDLTGFRTMLMHSLRVREDMQDGLEAISGQRVTHGLITIGGIRRDITASQADFVLSKLKAMKKSVPELFDQCLSNDVLVGRLKDVGVLTRENAIKLGAIGPTARASGHRIDVRKNSPYAAYEEVDWDIVSEKSGDSLARLKVKMGEVLMSMHICEQCCDRIKALSGPILAKVKEMPCAEAVAKTEPPRGELLYHVASNGTNTPDFVRIRVPTFLNAHIMLRLIQGGWVGDVPAIIGSIDPCFSCTDRVTIIKKDEQSVVDVRTLGGRRCSTPPG; encoded by the coding sequence GTGTTAAAGATAAATAGGCAATCCCTCAAGCTCGATTTTCGGGAATTGGCGCCAGAAGCCATACCAGGGGAGGCGACCGCCCTCCTGGATAAGGGGGGAAGGATGATCTACGCCTCGGCGGTGGACATGGGAGTCCAGGGCATCCAGATAAACTACTACTTCTGCTTCGACCACCAGGAGCCTTACAGGCACACGATACTGAGGGCTTACCTGGACAGGGAGAACCCTGTAGTCCAGTCGATCACTCCGATTACTAGCCAGGCAGACTGGTCGGAGCGGGAGCTCATCGAGTTTCTAGGGGTGAGGGTGGAAGGCCACCCGAACCCGACACACCTCTGGCTTCCCTTGAACTGGGAGGACATGTACCTCGGCGGCAGGCCCGAGGCCGACCACGAGACCGAGCGCATCAACGCCTCCCCGCCAGTTAAGCTTCCGAAGGAGAACATCGTCACGCTCCCAATGTCTGCCATACCATACGGCCCCTACCACCCGGCGTTCATAGAGAGCAACTACCTGAAGATGTCCGTGGAAGACGAGGTGGTGAAAAAGGCGGACCTTAAGCTCGGGTTCAACCATCGTAGCGTTATCAAGCTCATGGAGAGGCGCGACTACTATAAGGACATCTTCTTATCCGAGCGCATCTGCGGGCTGTGCAACTCGCACCACGTCCTGACGTTCGTCAAGGCGGTGGAGGACCTGGCCGGCGTTGAAGCGCCCCCGAAGGCGCAGCTCGCCAGGACGCTGCTCTGCGAGATGGAGCGTATCCAGAGCCACCTGATGGCCATAGGCCTCATAGGGGACCTAACGGGATTCCGCACCATGCTGATGCACTCATTGAGGGTCAGGGAGGACATGCAGGACGGCCTCGAGGCCATATCCGGGCAGCGGGTCACCCACGGGCTGATAACCATAGGCGGCATACGAAGGGATATAACCGCCAGCCAGGCGGACTTCGTGCTCTCAAAGCTAAAGGCCATGAAGAAGTCGGTGCCCGAGCTATTCGACCAGTGCCTTTCCAACGACGTCCTCGTAGGGCGGCTCAAGGACGTGGGAGTCCTCACCAGGGAAAATGCGATAAAGCTTGGCGCGATAGGCCCGACCGCCAGGGCCAGCGGCCACAGGATAGACGTGCGCAAGAACTCGCCATACGCCGCCTACGAGGAGGTGGACTGGGACATCGTCTCCGAGAAGTCGGGCGATAGCCTGGCACGGCTGAAGGTCAAGATGGGGGAGGTGCTCATGTCTATGCACATATGCGAGCAGTGCTGCGACAGGATTAAGGCTTTGTCCGGCCCCATCCTGGCGAAAGTGAAGGAGATGCCCTGCGCCGAGGCGGTGGCGAAGACCGAGCCGCCACGCGGCGAACTCTTATACCACGTGGCCTCGAATGGCACGAACACGCCGGACTTCGTCCGGATAAGGGTTCCCACGTTCCTGAACGCCCACATCATGCTCAGGCTGATACAGGGCGGCTGGGTGGGCGACGTGCCCGCCATCATTGGCAGCATCGACCCGTGCTTCTCATGCACCGACCGGGTCACGATTATCAAGAAAGATGAGCAGAGCGTCGTCGACGTTCGGACGCTGGGAGGTAGGCGATGTTCGACGCCGCCTGGCTGA
- a CDS encoding respiratory chain complex I subunit 1 family protein, translating into MFDAAWLNPIIAFIIGILLSFKLRKVFARVQLRRGPLIWLPSRWHDINRSKVLQPLYDILKLFSKQTIIPHTATPLFIAGPFLALACAICAALFVPVAGVAIDYPFSLVILFYLLLFELLFIIVGGISSASLFAAMGGVREIELMLSNEIPFIIGTFALAITYNTLSIREMMGFNIIVNPMAALAVMLAILVKLHLKPFDIPEADSEIVGGLTTEYSGKLLGVLETTKVIMVFVLCALFADLFLWVPSSGIYAWAIFIAGLVATGLTLAFVNSLFARFRIDQATRWLFKFSTLISLLALGWAIMGAYIC; encoded by the coding sequence ATGTTCGACGCCGCCTGGCTGAACCCGATCATAGCCTTTATAATAGGCATCCTGCTATCCTTTAAGCTGCGCAAGGTCTTTGCCCGCGTGCAGCTACGCCGGGGCCCGCTCATCTGGCTTCCTTCAAGGTGGCACGATATTAACAGGAGCAAGGTGCTGCAGCCTCTATACGATATCTTGAAGCTGTTCAGCAAGCAGACCATCATACCCCATACTGCCACCCCGCTGTTCATAGCAGGGCCCTTTTTAGCGCTGGCGTGTGCCATCTGCGCGGCGTTGTTCGTGCCAGTCGCCGGCGTGGCCATCGATTACCCCTTCAGCCTCGTCATATTGTTCTACCTCCTCCTGTTCGAGCTATTATTCATCATCGTAGGGGGCATATCGAGCGCCTCCCTGTTCGCAGCCATGGGGGGCGTCCGTGAAATCGAGCTGATGCTCTCGAACGAGATACCTTTCATAATAGGCACTTTCGCCCTGGCCATCACGTATAATACCCTCTCAATAAGAGAGATGATGGGCTTCAACATAATCGTAAACCCCATGGCCGCGCTTGCTGTCATGCTCGCCATACTGGTGAAGCTTCACCTGAAGCCCTTTGACATACCCGAGGCGGACTCGGAGATAGTGGGCGGCCTCACGACGGAGTATAGCGGGAAGCTGCTCGGCGTGCTTGAGACCACTAAGGTCATCATGGTCTTCGTCCTATGCGCCCTGTTCGCCGACCTGTTCCTGTGGGTCCCCTCGTCGGGCATATACGCCTGGGCAATATTTATAGCGGGCCTGGTCGCCACTGGGCTTACCCTGGCCTTCGTGAACTCGCTGTTCGCCCGCTTCAGGATAGACCAGGCGACGAGGTGGCTTTTCAAGTTTTCCACGCTCATATCGCTGCTGGCCCTGGGATGGGCTATCATGGGGGCGTATATATGCTAG
- a CDS encoding 4Fe-4S dicluster domain-containing protein produces the protein MLEKLKASGELIANFFKRPVTVKESFGFVAEAFRWLPRRNDDLCTGCGACVERCSSGATSITDRGDTRVVSIDGLRCIFCGRCAEVCPEKALELTLEDAPPAQGSDPTARVSLSRGAEEPRPTVDTVLKLQRCSVCGEVMPVTEKYLDAIKERTLRNLKPETAAIVEKDMERYLKTCINCRRVHSLEWDTHPRKFI, from the coding sequence ATGCTAGAGAAGCTGAAGGCATCTGGCGAGCTCATCGCCAATTTCTTCAAAAGGCCGGTGACCGTGAAGGAGAGCTTCGGCTTCGTGGCAGAGGCCTTCCGGTGGCTGCCCAGGCGTAACGATGACCTTTGCACGGGGTGCGGGGCGTGCGTGGAGAGGTGCTCCAGCGGGGCCACAAGCATCACGGATAGAGGCGATACGAGGGTCGTGTCAATAGACGGGCTTCGCTGCATCTTCTGCGGCCGCTGCGCCGAGGTGTGCCCGGAAAAGGCCCTTGAATTGACGCTGGAGGATGCGCCCCCGGCCCAGGGCTCAGACCCCACGGCGAGGGTGAGCCTTTCCAGGGGCGCGGAGGAGCCGAGGCCGACGGTGGACACCGTGCTGAAGCTCCAGAGGTGTAGCGTGTGTGGCGAGGTCATGCCGGTCACCGAGAAGTACCTCGACGCCATAAAAGAGAGAACGCTGAGGAACCTGAAGCCGGAGACCGCCGCCATAGTGGAGAAGGACATGGAGCGCTACTTGAAGACGTGTATAAACTGCAGGCGCGTGCATAGCCTGGAGTGGGATACCCATCCGAGGAAGTTCATATGA
- a CDS encoding NADH-quinone oxidoreductase subunit B family protein has product MRLGSPIKKSPWIYHAHAGGCVGCDIELLACMGPRYDLERLGVKWVASPRYADILLVTGPVPLHTKPFLERVYAQTPEPKRVIAMGSCGTSCGVFIDDENYSIAGPVENIIPVDVKIPGCPPKPEAIVDGIIKVMRKF; this is encoded by the coding sequence ATGAGACTGGGAAGCCCGATAAAAAAGTCTCCGTGGATTTACCACGCCCACGCTGGGGGTTGTGTCGGCTGTGACATCGAGCTGCTGGCCTGTATGGGCCCCAGGTATGACCTGGAGAGGCTGGGGGTCAAGTGGGTGGCTTCGCCCAGGTACGCTGACATATTACTGGTGACGGGCCCGGTCCCCCTCCACACGAAGCCCTTCCTGGAGCGCGTGTACGCCCAGACTCCCGAGCCTAAGCGTGTCATAGCCATGGGCTCGTGCGGCACCTCCTGTGGCGTATTCATCGATGACGAGAACTACTCCATAGCGGGCCCTGTAGAGAACATCATCCCCGTTGACGTGAAGATTCCTGGCTGCCCGCCCAAGCCCGAGGCCATCGTCGATGGCATAATAAAGGTGATGAGAAAATTCTAA